A stretch of the Mycolicibacterium celeriflavum genome encodes the following:
- the groL gene encoding chaperonin GroEL (60 kDa chaperone family; promotes refolding of misfolded polypeptides especially under stressful conditions; forms two stacked rings of heptamers to form a barrel-shaped 14mer; ends can be capped by GroES; misfolded proteins enter the barrel where they are refolded when GroES binds): MSKQIEFNETARRALEAGVDKLADAVRVTLGPRGRNVVLAKAWGGPTVTNDGVTIAREIELEDPFENLGAQLVKSVATKTNDVAGDGTTTATVLAQALVKGGLRNVAAGANPIALGAGISKAADAVSEALLAAATPVSDKNGIAQVATVSSRDEQVGELVGEAMTKVGADGVVSVEESSTLSTELQITDGIGFDKGYLSAYFVTDFDAQEAVLEDALVLLHREKISSLPDLLPLLEKVAEAGKPLLIVAEDVEGEPLSTLVVNAIRKTLKAVAVKAPFFGDRRKAFLDDLAIVTGGQVVNPDVGLVLREVGLDVLGTARRVVVDKDSTTIVDGGGSKDAIEARKAQLRAEIEASDSDWDREKLEERLAKLAGGVAVIQVGAATETDLKKRKEAVEDAVAAAKAAVEEGIIAGGGAALIKARDALDKLRDSVTGDERLGVDVFHAALSAPLYWIATNAGLDGAVVVNKVAQLPAGHGFNAATGAFGDLAADGVVDPVKVTRSAVLNAASVARMVLTTETAIVDKPEEPEDDGHGHGHGHHHH; the protein is encoded by the coding sequence CAGGAACGTCGTGCTGGCCAAGGCGTGGGGCGGGCCGACCGTCACCAACGACGGCGTGACCATCGCCCGTGAGATCGAGCTGGAAGACCCGTTCGAGAACCTCGGCGCCCAGTTGGTCAAGTCGGTCGCCACCAAGACCAACGACGTGGCAGGCGACGGTACCACCACCGCGACGGTGCTGGCGCAGGCTTTGGTCAAGGGAGGTCTGCGCAACGTCGCGGCAGGCGCCAACCCCATCGCGCTCGGGGCGGGCATCTCCAAGGCCGCCGACGCGGTGTCCGAGGCGCTGCTGGCCGCGGCGACACCGGTGTCGGACAAGAACGGCATCGCGCAGGTCGCCACCGTCTCGTCGCGTGACGAGCAGGTCGGCGAGCTGGTCGGCGAGGCGATGACCAAGGTCGGCGCCGACGGCGTCGTTTCGGTCGAGGAATCGTCGACGCTGAGCACCGAGTTGCAGATCACCGACGGCATCGGCTTCGACAAGGGTTACCTGTCGGCGTACTTCGTCACCGACTTCGACGCCCAGGAAGCGGTGCTCGAGGACGCGCTGGTGCTGCTGCACCGCGAGAAGATCAGCTCGTTGCCGGACCTGCTGCCGCTGCTGGAGAAGGTCGCCGAGGCGGGCAAGCCGCTCCTGATCGTCGCCGAAGACGTTGAGGGCGAGCCACTTTCGACACTGGTGGTCAACGCGATCCGCAAGACGCTGAAGGCCGTCGCGGTCAAGGCGCCGTTCTTCGGCGACCGCCGCAAGGCATTCCTGGACGACCTCGCCATCGTCACCGGCGGTCAGGTCGTCAACCCGGATGTCGGGCTGGTGCTGCGCGAGGTCGGCCTCGATGTGCTGGGCACCGCGCGGCGGGTGGTGGTGGACAAGGACAGCACCACGATCGTCGACGGGGGCGGCAGCAAGGACGCCATCGAGGCGCGTAAAGCGCAGCTGCGAGCCGAGATCGAGGCCAGCGACTCCGACTGGGACCGCGAGAAGCTCGAGGAGCGGCTGGCCAAACTGGCGGGCGGCGTCGCCGTCATCCAGGTCGGCGCGGCCACCGAGACCGATCTGAAGAAGCGCAAAGAAGCCGTCGAGGACGCCGTCGCGGCGGCCAAGGCCGCCGTCGAGGAGGGCATCATCGCCGGCGGCGGTGCGGCGCTGATCAAGGCGCGCGATGCGCTGGACAAGCTGCGCGACAGCGTGACCGGTGACGAGCGCCTCGGCGTCGACGTGTTCCACGCCGCGCTCTCGGCACCGCTGTACTGGATCGCCACCAACGCCGGCCTCGACGGTGCGGTCGTGGTGAACAAGGTTGCCCAGCTGCCCGCCGGGCACGGCTTCAACGCCGCCACGGGCGCCTTCGGCGATCTCGCCGCCGACGGTGTCGTCGACCCGGTCAAGGTCACGCGGTCGGCGGTGCTGAACGCGGCATCGGTGGCCCGCATGGTGCTGACGACGGAGACCGCGATCGTCGACAAGCCGGAGGAACCGGAGGACGACGGCCACGGCCACGGTCATGGGCACCACCATCACTGA